A single genomic interval of Dysidea avara chromosome 8, odDysAvar1.4, whole genome shotgun sequence harbors:
- the LOC136264387 gene encoding chimeric ERCC6-PGBD3 protein-like, translated as MASRLSVTDVLDTLLDDGFSSDESDDNEGEEIYAYLGESVLRRSELEAEAVLEPVADAWDAAGDLNEDRDDIEDRDNPSTEDMNDPTTEERVDEEQFDDASSEQSEAISRTGSISDHNDRDESQSSSEHPSSPKQRRLDPTDSDTSDDDSIPTSPDRPTRATTAAQGAARAHRRGRGTTRGGGGVGPTDSARRGRGVRCSDSRGRGRGRERSRSRTISLGGGRGRGRGRGRGAGRGHGTIPGDGRAAGVTFLPGEWENIEPTHTKFSYSPTPGPNVRFPPNTRPVDLFYLYFTDDVWDLLVTETNSYAALRFPCRQYARPWKDVTCEEMKAFIGMLIMMGILHLPHLDMYWQVNEEILSTPGISEIMSRDKFLQIYRFLHLADNRQQHPAGHPRHDKLFKVRNLLNLVTAQCASNYTPHQAVTVDEAMIPFKGRLNFKQYMKNKPTKWGIKVFVLCDATNGYIYRMQIYTGKTCSQTLILGFVQELYWNLWMDLKGMKFTPTIIIPALVCTWPCMKIRTTLVGQLEQTEQGFLSQ; from the exons ATGGCATCCCGACTTTCCGTAACGGACGTTCTCGATACTCTTCTTGATGATGGATTCAGCAGTGATGAGAGCGACGATAATGAAGGAGAAGAGATATATGCCTACTTGGGCGAGTCTGTTCTCCGTCGAAGCGAATTGGAGGCTGAAGCTGTACTCGAACCAGTGGCAGACGCTTGGGATGCTGCTGGCGACCTGAATGAGGACAGAGATGATATTGAAGACAGGGACAATCCTTCTACTGAAGACATGAACGATCCTACTACTGAAGAGAGGGTTGATGAAGAACAGTTTGATGATGCTTCCAGCGAACAAAGTGAAGCCATCAGTAGGACAGGAAGTATTAGTGATCACAATGATAGAGATGAAAGT CAATCCAGTTCAGAACACCCAAGTTCTCCCAAGCAACGACGACTTGATCCTACTGATAGTGACACTTCCGATGATGACTCCATACCAACATCACCTGATCGACCAACCCGTGCCACTACAGCAGCTCAAGGAGCAGCACGTGCACATCGACGAGGACGGGGTACAACAAgaggtggtggtggtgtagGACCTACTGACAGTGCCAGGCGTGGACGTGGTGTACGTTGCAGTGACAGCAGAGGACGTGGTCGTGGCAGGGAGCGTAGTCGGAGTAGAACAATTAGTCTTGGTGGAGGACGTGGTCGTGGCAGAGGACGTGGTCGTGGTGCTGGTAGGGGACATGGGACCATACCTGGTGATGGAAGAGCAGCTGGAGTAACTTTTCTACCTGGAGAGTGGGAGAATATAGAGCCCACACACACTAAATTTAGCTACTCACCAACTCCTGGTCCAAATGTACGATTTCCACCAAACACAAGGCcagttgatttattttatttgtactTTACTGATGATGTTTGGGACTTGCTGGTCACTGAAACCAATAGTTATGCTGCTTTGCGGTTTCCCTGTCGGCAATATGCAAGACCGTGGAAAGATGTCACCTGTGAAGAAATGAAGGCATTTATTGGAATGCTCATAATGATGGGGATCTTACACTTGCCACACCTTGACATGTACTGGCAGGTTAATGAGGAGATCCTGAGTACTCCTGGTATCTCAGAAATAATGAGTAGAGACAAGTTTCTCCAGATCTACCGTTTCCTTCATCTTGCTGATAATAGACAGCAACATCCAGCAGGGCATCCACGACATGACAAACTTTTCAAAGTGAGAAACTTGCTGAACTTGGTCACTGCCCAATGTGCTTCCAATTACACACCTCACCAGGCTGTGACTGTAGATGAGGCTATGATTCCTTTCAAGGGTCGTCTCAACTTCAAGCAATATATGAAGAACAAGCCTACAAAGTGGGGGATAaaagtgtttgtgttgtgtgatgCAACAAATGGGTACatatacagaatgcaaatatacacAGGCAAAACATGCAGTCAAACCTTGATATTGGGCTTTGTTCAAGAGTTGTACTGGAACTTATGGATGGACTTGAAGGGCATGAAGTTTACACCGACAATTATTATACCAGCCCTCGTCTGTACATGGCCCTGTATGAAGATCAGAACAACGCTTGTGGGACAGCTCGAACAAACAGAACAGGGTTTCCTAAGTCAATAA
- the LOC136263582 gene encoding uncharacterized protein isoform X1 has protein sequence MAYSERDLDLETQLRSLELPVVTRTNKKEPKGTGSYANVYEVMVHETVCAAKAIHPLLMSETKKRAFLAECVQCSRILHPNVVQFLGIHYPSPDAQFPWLVMEMMYISLTGLIEKYEKEDFPFHVKLSILVDTCQGIQYLHSRNIIHRDLSSNNILLTKYLVAKVGDLGVAKVVSRDLDKHTQAPGTITFMPPETLSTNPVYGPSIDVFSLGCVCVHMVSLQWPTPSDRVTADDVVLSEIQRREVYLINLTKFPVLTQLVEKCLQNKSEKRPAIGEVLKDLKNVEYDQHPCKHDSIIELFKGVKDLENVLNQKDQQLTAKENQLVVKDQQLSQKNEQLYQKDQQLRQKDEELAQIVSQKDQKLQQKNQEIVQINKSTQIRVKDTHKGEKAHKKEFITKHTPVISSGAVERSQEKKSESLEICFNLLSITVIGILVAILFGMYLQSETKNSTCEQIAPVTFEMRNFTTKMNNITMWWSDPFFAFCRGYKMCLMVNYGYYGMSVYLYLMKGPYDDELERSGYWPVRGTFKIEILDQVSDDNYIKYISFDGVSSNHTNRVKEPGRAPNGYGNCFIPHKTILDSNYLKHNSFYFMISYHPNGTLKQTANTPYEYVAPVTFKTYDFTQKTKNQFEWNSGLFFSFWRGHKMFLTVYAWDFCDDNHIDGDDDDIDGDDDDDVDNIVDGDDEDEDGVNYGDDDDDYGDETDDSDCYGLHYDLYHMKGPYDDELKQSGHWPLIGAFKIELKDQLNGNNHTHYVSFDGKKIVNRRRRRRYIQNIDFAIVAKSSCQVLSHKGGITNYDNLYLVISYQSNSNMTC, from the exons ATGGCCTATTCAGAACGCGATCTCGACTTAGAGACGCAACTCCGCAGTTTAGAATTACCTGTAGTGACGAGGACAAATAAGAAAGAGCCGAAAGGAACTGGTTCTTACGCTAACGTTTATGAAGTGATGGTACACGAGACAGTTTGTGCTGCCAAAGCAATACACCCATTATTGATGAGTGAAACAAAGAAGCGCGCCTTCCTTGCCGAGTGTGTCCAGTGTAGCAGGATACTCCACCCCAATGTGGTACAGTTCCTAGGAATACACTACCCTAGTCCTGATGCCCAGTTTCCATGGTTAGTGATGGAGATGATGTATATCAGTCTAACTGGGTTGATTGAGAAATACGAAAAAGAAGATTTTCCATTTCATGTAAAGTTGTCCATTCTTGTGGACACCTGCCAAGGTATCCAGTACCTTCACAGTCGAAACATAATTCATCGGGATCTCTCCTCTAATAATATTTTGCTTACAAAGTACCTTGTAGCAAAAGTAGGTGATTTAGGAGTGGCTAAAGTAGTTTCCCGTGACCTAGATAAACATACACAAGCTCCAGGTACTATAACATTTATGCCTCCAGAGACATTATCTACTAACCCAGTTTACGGTCCATCAATTGATGTGTTCTCTCTggggtgtgtatgtgtgcatatggTGAGTTTGCAGTGGCCAACTCCATCAGACCGAGTCACTGCTGATGATGTTGTCTTGTCGGAGATTCAAAGAAGGGAAGTCTATTTGATTAATTTAACCAAGTTTCCTGTTCTGACACAATTAGTAGAGAAATGCTTGCAGAATAAGTCAGAGAAAAGACCAGCAATTGGAGAAGTGTTAAAGGACTTAAAGAATGTTGAGTATGATCAGCACCCGTGTAAACATGATAGTATCATTGAACTATTCAAGGGTGTTAAAGACTTGGAGAATGTACTAAATCAGAAAGATCAGCAGTTGACGGCTAAAGAGAATCAGTTAGTTGTGAAGGATCAGCAGTTAAGCCAAAAAAATGAACAGCTGTATCAAAAAGATCAACAGTTAAGGCAAAAAGATGAAGAATTGGCTCAGATAGTAAGTCAGAAAGATCAAAAgctacaacagaaaaatcaggAAATTGTTCAAATT AATAAGAGTACTCAGATCAGAGTGAAGGATACTCACAAAGGTGAAAAAGCACACAAAAAGGAATTCATCACTAAACACACACCAGTGATATCTAGTGGTGCTGTTGAAAGATCTCAAGAAAAGAAGAGTGAAAGTTTAGAAATCTGCTTTAATTTGTTGTCCATCACAGTAATTGGTATCTTAGTAGCAATCCTCTTTGGCATGTACCTGCAATCAGAAACCAAAAATTCTACCTGTGAACAAATAGCACCAGTGACATTTGAGATGCGCAACTTTACTACAAAAATGAATAATATAACAATGTGGTGGAGTGATCCTTTCTTTGCTTTCTGCAGAGGATATAAGATGTGTCTAATGGTCAATTATGGTTATTATGGTATGTCTGTCTATTTGTACCTCATGAAAGGTCCATATGATGATGAACTAGAACGATCAGGTTACTGGCCAGTAAGAGGAACATTTAAAATAGAAATACTTGACCAAGTCAGTGATGATAATTACATTAAATATATATCATTTGATGGTGTTTCAAGTAACCATACTAACAGAGTAAAGGAGCCAGGTAGGGCTCCTAATGGATATGGAAATTGTTTCATACCTCACAAGACTATCCTTGATAGCAACTACCTCAAACATAACAGCTTCTATTTCATGATCTCCTACCACCCCAACGGTACACTAAAACAAACCGCAAACACTCCTTATGAATATGTAGCACCAGTGACCTTTAAGACGTATGACTTTACCCAGAAGACAAAAAATCAATTTGAATGGAACAGTGGTCTATTCTTTTCATTTTGGAGAGGACACAAGATGTTTCTTACTGTTTATGCTTGGGATTTTTGTGATGATAATCATattgatggtgatgatgatgatattgatggtgatgatgatgatgatgtggatAATATAGTTGATGgtgatgatgaagatgaagaTGGTGTTAAttatggtgatgatgatgatgattatggTGATGAAACTGATGATAGTGATTGTTATGGTCTACATTATGATTTGTACCACATGAAGGGTCCATATGATGATGAACTAAAGCAATCAGGTCACTGGCCATTAATAGGAGCATTTAAAATAGAACTAAAAGACCAACTAAATGGTAACAATCACACTCACTATGTATCATTTGATGGTAAAAAGATAGTAAACAGGAGAAGAAGGAGAAGATATATTCAAAATATAGATTTTGCTATTGTTGCAAAGAGTAGCTGCCAGGTTTTATCACACAAGGGTGGTATTACAAACTATGACAACCTCTACCTTGTTATCTCCTATCAGTCCAACAGTAACATGACTTGCTAA
- the LOC136264757 gene encoding golgin subfamily A member 6-like protein 7 gives MVHETVCAAKAIHPLLMSETKKSAFLAECVQCSRILHPNVVQFLGIHYPSPDAQLPWLVMEMMHISLTGLIEKYEKEDFPFHVKLSILVDTCQGIQYLHSRNVIHRDLSSNNILLTKYLVAKVGDLGVAKVVSHDLDRHTQAPGTIAFMPPEALSANPVYGPSIDVFSLGCVCVHMVSLQWPTPSDRVTADDVVLSEIQRRKVYMVNFTKFPGLTQLVEQCLQNRSKKRPPIGGVLKDLKNVDYDQHPHKDDSIIELFKGVKDLENMLNQKDQQLMAKDNQLVVKDQQLRQKDEELAQIESQKDQKLQQKDQEMVQIISLKDQKLDQRDEQLRQKDQEMSAKDKQIHQKNQQLRHKEQEMAEILKENGQQLRHKDQEIAQKDEQLNQKDQQLRQQDQEMAQIVSQMDQKVHQNDQLQQEMAQLRSQQLTQKNQEMAQDVSGQMDRLLDSKDQLRKEGQKMAQNDKLESSSKAQESNNVSRKAQESNNPESCRPKG, from the exons ATGGTACACGAGACAGTTTGTGCTGCCAAAGCAATACACCCATTACTGATGAGTGAAACAAAGAAGAGCGCCTTTCTTGCCGAGTGTGTCCAGTGTAGCAGGATACTCCACCCCAATGTGGTACAGTTCCTAGGAATACACTACCCTAGTCCTGATGCACAGTTACCATGGTTAGTGATGGAGATGATGCATATCAGTCTAACTGGGTTGATCGAGAAATACGAAAAAGAAGATTTTCCATTTCATGTAAAGTTGTCCATTCTTGTGGACACCTGCCAGGGTATCCAATACCTTCACAGTCGAAATGTAATTCACCGTGATCTCTCCTCTAATAATATTTTGCTTACAAAGTACCTTGTGGCAAAAGTAGGTGATTTAGGAGTGGCTAAAGTGGTTTCCCATGACCTAGATAGGCATACACAAGCTCCAGGTACAATAGCATTTATGCCTCCAGAGGCATTATCTGCTAACCCAGTTTACGGTCCATCAATTGATGTGTTCTCTCTggggtgtgtatgtgtgcatatggTGAGTTTGCAGTGGCCAACTCCATCAGACCGAGTCACTGCTGATGATGTTGTCTTGTCGGAGATTCAAAGAAGGAAAGTCTATATGGTTAATTTCACCAAGTTTCCTGGTCTGACACAGCTAGTAGAGCAATGCTTGCAGAATAGATCAAAGAAAAGACCACCAATTGGAGGCGTGTTAAAGGACTTGAAGAACGTTGACTATGATCAACACCCACATAAAGATGATAGTATCATTGAACTGTTCAAGGGTGTTAAAGACTTGGAGAATATGCTAAATCAGAAAGATCAGCAGTTAATGGCTAAAGACAATCAATTGGTTGTGAAGGATCAGCAGTTAAGGCAGAAAGATGAAGAATTGGCTCAGATAGAAAGTCAGAAAGATCAAAAGCTACAACAGAAAGATCAGGAAATGGTTCAAATTATAAGTCTAAAGGATCAAAAACTAGATCAAAGAGATGAACAGCTAAGACAAAAAGATCAAGAAATGTCTGCTAAAGACAAACAGATACATCAAAAAAATCAGCAGCTAAGACATAAAGAGCAGGAAATGGCTGAAATT CTAAAAGAAAATGGCCAACAATTAAGACATAAAGATCAGGAAATTGCTCAAAAAGATGAGCAACTAAATCAAAAAGATCAACAATTAAGACAGCAAGACCAGGAAATGGCTCAAATTGTAAGTCAAATGGATCAAAAAGTACATCAAAATGATCAACTGCAGCAAGAAATGGCTCAACTGCGAAGTCAGCAATTAACACAGAAAAATCAGGAAATGGCTCAAGATGTAAGTGGCCAGATGGATCGGCTACTAGATTCAAAAGATCAATTAAGAAAGGAAGGCCAAAAAATGGCTCAAAATGATAAACTAGAGTCAAGCAGTAAAGCACAGGAAAGTAATAATGTAAGCAGAAAAGCACAGGAAAGTAATAAT CCCGAGAGCTGCAGGCCCAAGGGCTAA
- the LOC136263582 gene encoding uncharacterized protein isoform X2: MAYSERDLDLETQLRSLELPVVTRTNKKEPKGTGSYANVYEVMVHETVCAAKAIHPLLMSETKKRAFLAECVQCSRILHPNVVQFLGIHYPSPDAQFPWLVMEMMYISLTGLIEKYEKEDFPFHVKLSILVDTCQGIQYLHSRNIIHRDLSSNNILLTKYLVAKVGDLGVAKVVSRDLDKHTQAPGTITFMPPETLSTNPVYGPSIDVFSLGCVCVHMVSLQWPTPSDRVTADDVVLSEIQRREVYLINLTKFPVLTQLVEKCLQNKSEKRPAIGEVLKDLKNVEYDQHPCKHDSIIELFKGVKDLENVLNQKDQQLTAKENQLVVKDQQLSQKNEQLYQKDQQLRQKDEELAQINKSTQIRVKDTHKGEKAHKKEFITKHTPVISSGAVERSQEKKSESLEICFNLLSITVIGILVAILFGMYLQSETKNSTCEQIAPVTFEMRNFTTKMNNITMWWSDPFFAFCRGYKMCLMVNYGYYGMSVYLYLMKGPYDDELERSGYWPVRGTFKIEILDQVSDDNYIKYISFDGVSSNHTNRVKEPGRAPNGYGNCFIPHKTILDSNYLKHNSFYFMISYHPNGTLKQTANTPYEYVAPVTFKTYDFTQKTKNQFEWNSGLFFSFWRGHKMFLTVYAWDFCDDNHIDGDDDDIDGDDDDDVDNIVDGDDEDEDGVNYGDDDDDYGDETDDSDCYGLHYDLYHMKGPYDDELKQSGHWPLIGAFKIELKDQLNGNNHTHYVSFDGKKIVNRRRRRRYIQNIDFAIVAKSSCQVLSHKGGITNYDNLYLVISYQSNSNMTC, from the exons ATGGCCTATTCAGAACGCGATCTCGACTTAGAGACGCAACTCCGCAGTTTAGAATTACCTGTAGTGACGAGGACAAATAAGAAAGAGCCGAAAGGAACTGGTTCTTACGCTAACGTTTATGAAGTGATGGTACACGAGACAGTTTGTGCTGCCAAAGCAATACACCCATTATTGATGAGTGAAACAAAGAAGCGCGCCTTCCTTGCCGAGTGTGTCCAGTGTAGCAGGATACTCCACCCCAATGTGGTACAGTTCCTAGGAATACACTACCCTAGTCCTGATGCCCAGTTTCCATGGTTAGTGATGGAGATGATGTATATCAGTCTAACTGGGTTGATTGAGAAATACGAAAAAGAAGATTTTCCATTTCATGTAAAGTTGTCCATTCTTGTGGACACCTGCCAAGGTATCCAGTACCTTCACAGTCGAAACATAATTCATCGGGATCTCTCCTCTAATAATATTTTGCTTACAAAGTACCTTGTAGCAAAAGTAGGTGATTTAGGAGTGGCTAAAGTAGTTTCCCGTGACCTAGATAAACATACACAAGCTCCAGGTACTATAACATTTATGCCTCCAGAGACATTATCTACTAACCCAGTTTACGGTCCATCAATTGATGTGTTCTCTCTggggtgtgtatgtgtgcatatggTGAGTTTGCAGTGGCCAACTCCATCAGACCGAGTCACTGCTGATGATGTTGTCTTGTCGGAGATTCAAAGAAGGGAAGTCTATTTGATTAATTTAACCAAGTTTCCTGTTCTGACACAATTAGTAGAGAAATGCTTGCAGAATAAGTCAGAGAAAAGACCAGCAATTGGAGAAGTGTTAAAGGACTTAAAGAATGTTGAGTATGATCAGCACCCGTGTAAACATGATAGTATCATTGAACTATTCAAGGGTGTTAAAGACTTGGAGAATGTACTAAATCAGAAAGATCAGCAGTTGACGGCTAAAGAGAATCAGTTAGTTGTGAAGGATCAGCAGTTAAGCCAAAAAAATGAACAGCTGTATCAAAAAGATCAACAGTTAAGGCAAAAAGATGAAGAATTGGCTCAGATA AATAAGAGTACTCAGATCAGAGTGAAGGATACTCACAAAGGTGAAAAAGCACACAAAAAGGAATTCATCACTAAACACACACCAGTGATATCTAGTGGTGCTGTTGAAAGATCTCAAGAAAAGAAGAGTGAAAGTTTAGAAATCTGCTTTAATTTGTTGTCCATCACAGTAATTGGTATCTTAGTAGCAATCCTCTTTGGCATGTACCTGCAATCAGAAACCAAAAATTCTACCTGTGAACAAATAGCACCAGTGACATTTGAGATGCGCAACTTTACTACAAAAATGAATAATATAACAATGTGGTGGAGTGATCCTTTCTTTGCTTTCTGCAGAGGATATAAGATGTGTCTAATGGTCAATTATGGTTATTATGGTATGTCTGTCTATTTGTACCTCATGAAAGGTCCATATGATGATGAACTAGAACGATCAGGTTACTGGCCAGTAAGAGGAACATTTAAAATAGAAATACTTGACCAAGTCAGTGATGATAATTACATTAAATATATATCATTTGATGGTGTTTCAAGTAACCATACTAACAGAGTAAAGGAGCCAGGTAGGGCTCCTAATGGATATGGAAATTGTTTCATACCTCACAAGACTATCCTTGATAGCAACTACCTCAAACATAACAGCTTCTATTTCATGATCTCCTACCACCCCAACGGTACACTAAAACAAACCGCAAACACTCCTTATGAATATGTAGCACCAGTGACCTTTAAGACGTATGACTTTACCCAGAAGACAAAAAATCAATTTGAATGGAACAGTGGTCTATTCTTTTCATTTTGGAGAGGACACAAGATGTTTCTTACTGTTTATGCTTGGGATTTTTGTGATGATAATCATattgatggtgatgatgatgatattgatggtgatgatgatgatgatgtggatAATATAGTTGATGgtgatgatgaagatgaagaTGGTGTTAAttatggtgatgatgatgatgattatggTGATGAAACTGATGATAGTGATTGTTATGGTCTACATTATGATTTGTACCACATGAAGGGTCCATATGATGATGAACTAAAGCAATCAGGTCACTGGCCATTAATAGGAGCATTTAAAATAGAACTAAAAGACCAACTAAATGGTAACAATCACACTCACTATGTATCATTTGATGGTAAAAAGATAGTAAACAGGAGAAGAAGGAGAAGATATATTCAAAATATAGATTTTGCTATTGTTGCAAAGAGTAGCTGCCAGGTTTTATCACACAAGGGTGGTATTACAAACTATGACAACCTCTACCTTGTTATCTCCTATCAGTCCAACAGTAACATGACTTGCTAA